One genomic region from Sphingomicrobium aestuariivivum encodes:
- a CDS encoding translocation/assembly module TamB domain-containing protein, whose translation MAEAETGGAKKRSLPRRAARRFGKELLTLLLILVGLAAIGLLVLDSAIGHRFIADRIAAMEREDCLEIHIGRIEGSIYDDMVLRNVELRDPEGGFITISSAEVDWAPLAWLYNSLHIDRLHAERVTLERLPALCPVDPDPDKPILPDFDIHIGDFAIEQLVVAEEVSGTARQGSASGEVTIRSGRALVRLDAELEGGDTVALNMDAEPDNDRFELSLAVDAPADGLIPELAGLEEAIALRIAGKGTWTNWEGQARGQIGEVDAIDLAVRLTDGTYEVDGRFDPSGMVEGTLANLVEGGVAVDSRFTFEDGLVDGEAMLTSEAVRLVADGGVHLTDSRFEGLDLGVDLRRPEALFEQLGGARLRLVASLDGAFSTFDYDYRLTSPELKVDAITLYDLAAEGSGRWSPAPRRVPLTASAGRVVGLGLEFEQILRRLRLQTMLVISEDGLRSEGLRFRTDKTSGTGNLDMDFDTGAIDFDLDATLSQYLIPGLGLVDVDTELALRPGGGGLQLDGRATARVTRLDNSFFEGLLGGNPVIETRLARGADGVIRFADTTLSSPLLELSGSGMRRNDGTFYFEGEGVHEGYGPLSVTVDGVISRPSVSLFLESPNAALGLADVTVNLDPNAAGFAYDAEGMSRFGPFTSEGDILLPADDGQAAIDVADLTVAGSSGSGRLDIVPGGFAGDLALSGGEIEGTLSFSVPEGTPEGVSAQRIGMDLAFDNAAFPGPPAIAARSGTLDGVILLTEAGLSSDFDFALNRATIAGLDFETVTGEGRLENGKGNINASLVGRGRSDFSFELAAQIDMEVIQDPGQSIILSGSGSLDGRRLALVQPARFEMIDGQWVLGDVDLRYGTGRARVSGLTDGGPIDVALTGMPLRLVDLFVPELGLSGTLSGTASYDPATRNGAASMQVRNLSRAGLLLASRPIDMAINAKVSGDVAGARIVMESEGESIGRAQLGFSPLPEGSLFSAIQRAPMLAQFRFDGPAGTLWRLSNIELFDLTGPLSVALDARGSLLRPRVTGALRLTGAKLESPVTGTEITDMDVYGRFRGSRLIIDQMSGQTREGGSVTGTGDFVFLPGGVGIDVGIRASQAWLLNRDDIGAAVSGPMRVRSDTGNGGIITGDLTLDEGRFQLGQAGRVAAVPSLEVIERGTDPDEIIEVERIAPWRLDVDVAGGPLIVKGLGLDSRWTTDVNIGGSVLEPRIRGSADLQSGEYSFAGRRFRVERGDLDFTGQYPPNPTIEVVAVADGAGMDAEVRVTGNALNPSIQFSSAGVADQDEILSRLLFGTSAANLSAAELVQLGAAVASLQGGGGGGLDPINAVRSAIGLDRLRILPADVTTGQQTAIGAGKYITRRLYVEVITDGQGYTATQAEFQITRWLALLAAIDSTGRAGANARFSKDY comes from the coding sequence ATGGCGGAGGCGGAAACGGGGGGCGCCAAGAAGCGCAGCCTGCCGCGCCGCGCGGCACGGCGCTTCGGCAAGGAATTGCTGACGCTGCTGCTCATCCTTGTCGGGCTGGCGGCGATCGGGCTGCTCGTGCTCGACAGCGCCATCGGTCACCGCTTCATCGCCGACCGCATCGCCGCGATGGAGCGCGAGGATTGCCTCGAGATTCACATCGGGCGGATCGAGGGGTCGATCTATGACGACATGGTGTTGCGCAACGTGGAGTTGCGCGATCCGGAAGGCGGCTTCATCACCATTTCCTCGGCGGAGGTGGACTGGGCGCCGCTCGCATGGCTCTACAACAGCCTCCACATCGACCGGCTCCACGCCGAGCGTGTGACGCTCGAGCGGCTGCCCGCACTGTGCCCCGTCGACCCCGATCCCGACAAGCCGATCCTGCCCGACTTCGACATCCATATCGGCGATTTCGCCATCGAGCAGCTGGTCGTCGCCGAAGAGGTCAGCGGCACTGCGCGGCAGGGCAGCGCGTCCGGCGAGGTCACCATCCGGTCGGGCCGCGCGCTGGTGCGGCTCGATGCCGAGCTGGAGGGCGGCGACACGGTCGCGCTCAACATGGATGCCGAACCCGACAACGACCGTTTCGAACTGTCGCTTGCGGTGGATGCTCCCGCCGACGGGCTCATCCCCGAACTGGCCGGTCTCGAGGAAGCGATCGCGCTCAGGATCGCCGGCAAGGGGACGTGGACCAACTGGGAAGGGCAGGCGCGCGGACAGATCGGCGAGGTCGACGCGATCGATCTTGCGGTCCGCCTCACCGACGGGACTTATGAGGTGGACGGCCGCTTCGATCCGAGCGGGATGGTCGAGGGCACGCTCGCCAATCTGGTCGAGGGCGGGGTGGCGGTCGACAGCCGCTTCACCTTCGAGGACGGGCTCGTCGACGGCGAGGCGATGCTGACGTCGGAGGCGGTCCGGCTGGTCGCCGATGGCGGGGTGCACCTTACCGACAGCCGGTTCGAGGGGCTCGACCTTGGCGTCGACCTGCGCCGTCCCGAAGCGCTGTTCGAACAGCTCGGCGGGGCGCGGCTGCGGCTGGTCGCCAGCCTCGACGGCGCCTTCTCCACTTTCGACTACGACTATCGCCTGACCAGCCCCGAGCTGAAGGTCGATGCGATCACCCTCTATGACCTCGCCGCCGAGGGTAGCGGGCGCTGGTCGCCCGCACCGCGGCGCGTGCCGCTCACCGCCAGTGCGGGCCGCGTGGTCGGCCTCGGCCTCGAATTCGAGCAGATATTGAGGCGGCTGCGGCTCCAGACGATGCTGGTGATCAGCGAGGACGGGCTGCGCAGCGAGGGATTGCGGTTCCGCACCGACAAGACCAGCGGCACCGGCAATCTCGACATGGATTTCGATACGGGCGCGATCGACTTCGATCTCGATGCGACGCTCAGCCAGTATCTCATCCCGGGCCTCGGCCTCGTCGATGTCGATACCGAGCTGGCGCTGCGCCCGGGGGGCGGCGGGCTCCAGCTCGACGGGCGCGCGACGGCGCGGGTGACGCGCCTCGACAACAGCTTCTTCGAAGGGCTGCTCGGCGGCAATCCGGTGATCGAGACGCGGCTCGCGCGCGGTGCCGACGGGGTCATCCGCTTTGCCGACACGACGCTCAGCTCGCCGCTGCTCGAGCTGTCGGGCTCGGGCATGCGCCGCAACGACGGCACCTTCTATTTCGAGGGCGAGGGCGTGCACGAGGGCTATGGCCCGCTGTCGGTCACGGTCGATGGTGTGATCAGCCGCCCCAGCGTCAGCCTCTTCCTCGAGAGCCCCAATGCCGCGCTCGGCCTCGCGGATGTCACGGTCAACCTCGATCCCAATGCGGCGGGCTTTGCCTATGACGCCGAGGGGATGAGCCGCTTCGGGCCGTTCACCAGCGAGGGCGACATCCTCCTGCCTGCCGATGACGGGCAGGCGGCGATCGACGTCGCCGACCTCACGGTCGCGGGCTCCTCGGGCTCGGGCCGCCTCGATATCGTGCCCGGCGGCTTTGCGGGCGACCTCGCTTTGTCGGGCGGCGAGATCGAGGGCACGCTGTCCTTCTCGGTTCCCGAGGGCACGCCCGAGGGCGTGTCGGCGCAGCGGATCGGGATGGACCTTGCCTTCGACAATGCCGCCTTCCCAGGCCCGCCCGCCATCGCCGCGCGCTCGGGCACGCTCGATGGCGTCATCCTCCTGACCGAGGCGGGGCTGAGCTCCGATTTCGACTTCGCGCTCAATCGCGCCACCATCGCCGGCCTCGATTTCGAGACGGTGACAGGCGAGGGACGGCTCGAGAATGGCAAGGGCAATATCAATGCCTCCCTCGTCGGGCGCGGGCGCTCGGACTTCAGTTTCGAGCTGGCGGCGCAGATCGACATGGAGGTCATCCAGGATCCCGGCCAGTCGATTATCCTGTCGGGCTCGGGCAGCCTCGACGGGCGCCGCCTCGCGCTGGTCCAGCCGGCACGCTTCGAGATGATCGACGGCCAGTGGGTGCTGGGCGATGTCGACCTGCGCTACGGCACGGGCCGCGCGCGCGTGTCGGGGCTGACCGATGGCGGGCCGATCGATGTCGCGCTGACCGGCATGCCGCTGCGCCTCGTCGACCTGTTCGTACCCGAGCTCGGGCTGTCGGGCACGCTGAGCGGCACGGCGAGTTACGATCCCGCCACGCGCAATGGCGCCGCCAGCATGCAGGTGCGCAACCTGTCACGCGCTGGCCTGCTACTCGCCTCGCGACCGATCGACATGGCGATCAACGCCAAGGTCTCGGGCGATGTCGCGGGCGCGCGCATCGTCATGGAGAGCGAGGGCGAGAGCATCGGCCGCGCCCAGCTCGGCTTCTCGCCGCTGCCCGAGGGCTCGCTGTTCAGCGCCATCCAGCGCGCGCCGATGCTGGCGCAATTCCGTTTCGACGGGCCCGCAGGCACGCTGTGGCGCCTGTCCAATATCGAGCTGTTCGACCTGACAGGGCCATTGAGCGTCGCGCTCGATGCGCGCGGCTCGCTCCTGCGTCCGCGTGTCACGGGGGCGCTGCGCCTGACCGGTGCCAAGCTCGAGAGCCCCGTCACCGGCACCGAGATTACCGACATGGACGTCTATGGCCGGTTCCGCGGGTCGCGCCTGATCATCGACCAGATGAGCGGGCAGACGCGCGAGGGCGGCAGCGTGACGGGGACGGGCGACTTCGTCTTCCTGCCGGGCGGGGTGGGGATCGACGTCGGCATCCGCGCCAGCCAGGCCTGGCTCCTCAACCGGGACGATATCGGCGCGGCGGTCTCGGGGCCGATGCGGGTGCGCTCGGACACCGGCAATGGCGGCATCATCACCGGCGACCTGACGCTAGACGAGGGCCGCTTCCAGCTCGGGCAGGCGGGCCGCGTCGCGGCGGTGCCGAGCCTCGAGGTTATCGAACGCGGGACCGATCCCGACGAGATCATCGAGGTCGAGCGGATCGCGCCGTGGCGGCTCGACGTCGATGTCGCGGGCGGACCGCTGATCGTGAAGGGGCTGGGGCTGGATTCGCGCTGGACCACCGACGTCAATATCGGCGGCAGCGTGCTCGAACCGCGCATCCGCGGCTCGGCCGACCTGCAGTCGGGCGAGTACAGCTTCGCGGGACGGCGCTTCCGCGTCGAGCGCGGCGATCTCGACTTCACCGGCCAATATCCGCCCAACCCGACCATCGAGGTCGTCGCGGTGGCCGATGGCGCGGGGATGGACGCCGAGGTTCGCGTCACCGGCAATGCGCTCAACCCGAGCATCCAGTTCTCGAGCGCGGGCGTGGCCGACCAGGACGAGATCCTGTCGCGTCTCCTGTTCGGCACCTCGGCGGCCAACCTGTCGGCGGCCGAACTGGTCCAGCTCGGCGCGGCGGTCGCCAGCCTGCAGGGCGGCGGCGGGGGCGGGCTCGACCCGATCAACGCGGTGCGCTCGGCCATCGGGCTCGATCGCCTCCGCATCCTGCCGGCCGACGTGACGACGGGGCAGCAGACCGCGATCGGCGCGGGCAAGTACATCACCCGCCGCCTCTATGTCGAAGTGATCACCGACGGGCAGGGCTATACGGCGACGCAGGCCGAGTTCCAGATCACCCGCTGGCTGGCCTTGCTGGCGGCGATCGACAGCACCGGACGGGCCGGCGCCAACGCGCGCTTCAGCAAGGATTATTAG
- the glnA gene encoding type I glutamate--ammonia ligase, protein MSSAKDILARIEDEEIDYVELRFTDPKGKWQHLSMVASALDEDQLEDGFMFDGSSIQGWKAINESDMILKPDFDAVYVDPFMATSTLVIFCNIVDPGSGELYARDPRSTATRAENYLKSTGIGDTLYVGPEAEFFMFDDVRFHDGYAGNGYQLDDVELPTNSATEYEQGNMAHRPREKGGYFPVAPVDSASDIRSEMVSTMLEMGLPCDKHHHEVAPAQHELGLTYGHLVETADRMQLYKYVVHMVAHAYGKSATFMPKPIAKDNGSGMHVHMSIWKDGKPLFAGDGYAGLSETALFFIGGVIKHARALNAFTNPTTNSYKRLVPGFEAPVLLAYSSRNRSASCRIPYGTGEKSKRVEFRFPDAMANPYLAYAALMMAGLDGIENRIHPGEAMDKNLYDLPPAELVDVPTVCGSLREALIALDQDRAFLTKGDVFTDDQIDAYMDLKWDEVMRWETTPSAVEFDMYYSA, encoded by the coding sequence ATGAGCAGCGCCAAGGACATCCTCGCTCGCATCGAGGACGAAGAAATCGATTATGTGGAGCTCCGCTTCACCGACCCCAAGGGCAAGTGGCAGCACCTCTCGATGGTCGCCTCGGCGCTCGACGAGGACCAGCTCGAGGACGGCTTCATGTTCGACGGCAGCTCGATCCAGGGCTGGAAGGCGATCAACGAAAGCGACATGATCCTCAAGCCCGACTTCGATGCGGTCTATGTCGATCCCTTCATGGCCACCTCGACGCTGGTCATCTTCTGCAACATCGTCGATCCGGGTTCGGGCGAACTCTACGCCCGCGATCCGCGCTCGACCGCCACGCGCGCCGAAAACTATCTCAAGTCGACCGGTATCGGCGACACGCTCTACGTCGGCCCCGAAGCCGAATTCTTCATGTTCGACGACGTGCGCTTCCATGACGGCTATGCCGGCAACGGCTACCAGCTCGACGACGTCGAACTGCCGACCAACTCGGCCACCGAATACGAGCAGGGCAACATGGCCCACCGTCCGCGCGAAAAGGGCGGCTACTTCCCCGTCGCGCCGGTCGACAGCGCCTCGGACATCCGCTCGGAAATGGTCTCGACCATGCTCGAGATGGGCCTGCCCTGCGACAAGCATCACCATGAAGTCGCGCCCGCGCAGCACGAGCTCGGCCTGACCTACGGCCATCTCGTCGAAACTGCCGACCGCATGCAGCTCTACAAATATGTCGTGCACATGGTCGCCCACGCCTACGGCAAGTCGGCCACTTTCATGCCCAAGCCCATCGCCAAGGACAACGGTTCGGGCATGCACGTGCACATGTCGATCTGGAAGGACGGCAAGCCGCTGTTCGCGGGCGACGGCTATGCCGGCCTCTCGGAAACCGCGCTCTTCTTCATCGGCGGTGTCATCAAGCACGCCCGCGCGCTCAACGCTTTCACCAACCCGACGACCAACAGCTACAAGCGACTCGTGCCGGGCTTCGAAGCCCCCGTGCTGCTGGCCTATTCGTCGCGCAACCGCTCGGCCTCGTGCCGCATCCCCTACGGGACCGGCGAGAAGTCGAAGCGCGTCGAGTTCCGCTTCCCCGATGCGATGGCCAACCCCTATCTCGCCTATGCGGCGCTGATGATGGCCGGCCTCGACGGTATCGAGAACCGCATCCATCCGGGCGAGGCGATGGACAAGAACCTCTACGACCTGCCGCCCGCAGAACTCGTCGACGTTCCCACCGTCTGCGGCTCGCTTCGCGAAGCGCTCATCGCGCTCGACCAGGACCGCGCCTTCCTGACCAAGGGCGACGTGTTCACCGACGACCAGATCGATGCCTATATGGATCTCAAGTGGGACGAGGTCATGCGCTGGGAAACCACGCCCTCGGCGGTCGAATTCGACATGTATTACAGCGCCTGA
- a CDS encoding helix-turn-helix domain-containing protein, protein MSTTERDPRLSSMPPEELRRIMRALGYRTQSDLANAIGVSRSSVSLWLDGKVGVPRPVAMLLRMLHGAQRRAY, encoded by the coding sequence GTGTCCACCACCGAGCGCGACCCCCGCCTCTCCTCCATGCCGCCCGAGGAGCTGCGCCGCATCATGCGCGCATTGGGCTATCGCACCCAGTCCGACCTCGCCAACGCCATCGGCGTCTCGCGCTCCTCGGTCAGCCTCTGGCTCGACGGCAAGGTGGGCGTCCCGCGCCCCGTCGCCATGCTCCTGCGCATGCTCCACGGTGCCCAGCGCCGCGCCTATTAG
- a CDS encoding P-II family nitrogen regulator: MKKIETIIKPFKLDDVKDALSDVGVSGLTVTEVKGFGRQKGHTELYRGAEYVVDFLPKLKVEVVVTDDQLDRVIEAIENAARTGRIGDGKIFVSNIEQAVRIRTGDRDADAL; the protein is encoded by the coding sequence GTGAAAAAGATCGAGACCATCATCAAGCCCTTCAAGCTCGACGATGTGAAGGACGCACTCTCCGATGTCGGCGTGTCGGGCCTCACCGTCACCGAAGTGAAGGGCTTCGGCCGCCAGAAGGGCCATACCGAGCTCTATCGCGGCGCCGAATATGTCGTCGACTTCCTGCCCAAGCTGAAGGTGGAGGTCGTCGTCACCGACGACCAGCTCGACCGCGTCATCGAGGCGATCGAGAATGCCGCGCGCACCGGCCGCATCGGCGATGGCAAGATTTTCGTGTCCAACATCGAACAGGCGGTCCGCATCCGCACCGGCGACCGCGACGCCGACGCGCTCTAG
- the map gene encoding type I methionyl aminopeptidase, giving the protein MTEYIKVGPEDRVEPKSGVIKLHGEAGFEGMRKAGRLAASILDALADHVVPGVTTGEIDRIVFDMTLAGGGVPATLGYRGYTKSCCTSINHVVCHGIPGDKVLKDGDIVNIDVTPILDGWHGDTSRMYFVGEPNVKAKKLVEVTYECLMLGLEQARPGNRLGDISHAIQSHAEKHRYGIVRDFCGHGLGRLFHDSPEVVHAGRAGTGPELRPGMFFTVEPMINIGRADVKILGDGWTAVTRDRSLSAQFEHSIGITEDGIEIFTESPKGLHKPPY; this is encoded by the coding sequence ATGACCGAATATATCAAGGTAGGTCCCGAGGACCGCGTCGAGCCCAAGTCGGGCGTCATCAAGCTGCATGGCGAGGCCGGCTTCGAGGGCATGCGCAAGGCCGGCCGCCTCGCCGCCTCGATCCTCGATGCGCTGGCCGACCATGTCGTGCCGGGCGTCACCACGGGCGAGATCGACCGCATCGTCTTCGACATGACGCTGGCGGGCGGCGGCGTTCCCGCCACCCTCGGCTATCGCGGCTATACCAAGAGCTGCTGCACGTCGATCAACCATGTCGTCTGCCACGGCATCCCGGGCGACAAGGTCCTGAAGGACGGCGACATCGTCAACATCGACGTCACCCCGATCCTCGACGGCTGGCACGGCGATACCAGCCGCATGTATTTCGTCGGCGAGCCCAATGTGAAGGCCAAGAAGCTGGTCGAGGTCACCTACGAGTGCCTCATGCTCGGGCTCGAGCAGGCGCGCCCCGGCAACCGCCTCGGCGACATCAGCCACGCCATCCAGAGCCATGCCGAGAAGCATCGTTATGGCATCGTCCGCGACTTCTGTGGCCACGGCCTCGGCCGCCTCTTCCATGACAGCCCCGAAGTGGTGCACGCCGGCCGCGCGGGCACCGGCCCCGAGCTTCGCCCCGGCATGTTCTTCACCGTGGAGCCGATGATCAACATCGGCCGCGCCGACGTGAAGATCCTCGGCGATGGCTGGACCGCGGTGACCCGCGACCGCTCGCTCTCGGCGCAGTTCGAACATTCGATCGGCATCACCGAGGACGGCATCGAAATCTTTACGGAGAGCCCCAAAGGGTTGCATAAGCCGCCTTACTGA
- a CDS encoding GFA family protein, protein MTTEAKRRGRCACGKVEVEVTGAPIITHACHCSYCQRESGSAFGLNCLYEAGRVAITGPVETVVTGSESGKDQWILRCKHCHVAVSGHYHHTREKIHFVRAGVLGDRTVRPDCHIHASAKMDWVGLDPDIPAFEGFYDARTFWTDEQMARWKAAAKGE, encoded by the coding sequence ATGACAACGGAAGCGAAGCGGCGCGGGCGGTGCGCCTGCGGCAAGGTCGAGGTGGAGGTCACGGGCGCGCCGATCATCACCCATGCCTGCCACTGCAGCTATTGCCAGCGCGAGAGCGGGTCGGCCTTCGGACTGAACTGTCTCTACGAGGCGGGAAGGGTGGCGATTACCGGGCCGGTCGAGACGGTGGTGACGGGGTCCGAAAGCGGCAAGGACCAGTGGATCCTGCGCTGCAAGCACTGCCATGTCGCGGTCTCGGGCCACTATCACCACACCCGCGAAAAGATCCATTTCGTGCGGGCAGGGGTGCTGGGGGATCGCACGGTGCGACCCGACTGCCATATCCACGCCAGTGCGAAGATGGACTGGGTGGGGCTCGATCCCGACATCCCCGCCTTCGAGGGATTTTACGATGCGCGGACCTTCTGGACCGACGAGCAGATGGCGCGCTGGAAAGCCGCGGCGAAGGGCGAATAG
- a CDS encoding competence/damage-inducible protein A: MSRTYTAALVIIGDEILSGRTQDKNVAQIAQWLNVQGIRLAEARIVADVEEAIVEAVNALRARNDYLFTTGGIGPTHDDITVDAIAAALGVPVVVHPGAERMLRDYYASIGKEATPARMSMARVPEGADLIDNPVSGAPGIKVENIFIMAGIPHITAGMLEGLTGTLEGGRPLVSVTVGAFSPESEIADLLREVVKAHPDVALGSYPFFKEGRYGSNFVMRAEGEEVAAACAEDLARKLRAAGYEPTVGGL, translated from the coding sequence ATGAGCCGCACCTATACCGCCGCCCTCGTCATCATCGGCGACGAGATCCTCTCCGGTCGTACGCAGGACAAGAATGTCGCGCAAATCGCGCAGTGGCTCAACGTCCAGGGCATCCGGCTCGCCGAGGCGCGGATCGTCGCGGACGTCGAGGAGGCCATCGTCGAGGCGGTGAATGCGCTGAGGGCGCGCAACGACTATCTCTTTACTACCGGCGGGATCGGGCCGACGCATGACGATATTACGGTTGATGCCATTGCCGCCGCGCTCGGCGTGCCGGTGGTCGTCCACCCCGGGGCCGAGCGGATGCTGCGCGACTATTATGCCTCGATCGGCAAGGAAGCGACGCCGGCGCGGATGAGCATGGCGAGGGTGCCCGAAGGCGCCGACCTTATCGACAATCCGGTCTCGGGCGCGCCCGGGATCAAGGTCGAGAACATCTTCATCATGGCGGGCATCCCGCACATCACCGCGGGCATGCTCGAAGGGCTGACCGGTACGCTCGAGGGCGGGCGCCCGCTCGTCAGTGTCACCGTCGGCGCCTTTTCGCCCGAGAGCGAGATCGCCGACCTCCTGCGCGAGGTGGTGAAGGCGCATCCGGACGTGGCGCTCGGCAGCTATCCCTTCTTCAAGGAGGGCCGCTACGGCTCCAACTTCGTGATGCGCGCCGAGGGCGAGGAAGTGGCCGCCGCCTGCGCCGAGGACCTCGCCCGCAAGCTGCGCGCGGCGGGTTACGAGCCGACCGTCGGCGGGCTCTAG
- a CDS encoding cation:proton antiporter, with translation MIDAFPPILLAAGDNAIVISVALIGLAGIGAQWVAWRTGLPAIALMLVAGIILGPVTGIVNPAEDFGELLEPAVALAVAIILFEGGLQLRFNELKKTGGAVPRLVIIGVPVGWALGAWALYEVAGLSLAVAVLFAGILVVTGPTVIIPLLRQTNLAQRPRAILKWEGIVNDPIGALAAVVTYEFLLQQQQGTSFIDNIVGLVIASAAAGAVGWGAAKAVAFTFPRGLVPEFLKAPILFVTVIGTFVLSNYVQQETGLLAVTVMGIALANMHLSSARTYLPFKENITIILVSGVFVTLSASLDWNMIQQFQWRWAAFLLVLLFLVRPLTVLISLAFSKVPWKERIFVAWIAPRGIVLVAISGLFALRLDELGYSGGMLLITLSFAVVAATIVAHGFTAAPLARILGLNGPESNGVLIVGTTPFSLQLAKTLRDLKVPVMIADTSWQRLGAARTEKLPTFHGEILAEATEEDLDFNQFQVLVATTGNEAYNALVCSEFAPEIGSDNVYQLGDASGDDPHALPTSLRGRSLFDAGHGVEDVADHVARGWKLMPIELTITFDTNLMRSHLPEEHLPLFVLREDGRLRFYTHASRPDGRPGDTIVAYVPPGTPHPLDQVLPDREGEDGEGEGAAAPEAELDRTALPDPGDEHEESK, from the coding sequence ATGATCGACGCTTTTCCGCCCATCCTGCTCGCAGCTGGCGACAATGCCATCGTCATCTCGGTCGCCCTGATCGGGCTGGCAGGGATCGGTGCGCAGTGGGTCGCATGGCGCACCGGCCTTCCGGCCATCGCCCTCATGTTGGTGGCGGGCATCATCCTCGGGCCGGTGACGGGCATCGTCAATCCGGCCGAGGATTTCGGCGAATTGCTCGAGCCGGCGGTGGCATTGGCGGTCGCGATCATCCTGTTCGAGGGCGGGCTGCAGCTGCGCTTCAACGAGCTGAAGAAAACGGGCGGCGCGGTGCCGCGGCTGGTTATCATCGGGGTGCCCGTCGGCTGGGCGCTCGGGGCCTGGGCCCTTTACGAAGTGGCGGGGCTGAGCCTTGCGGTCGCCGTGCTGTTCGCGGGCATCCTCGTCGTCACTGGCCCGACCGTGATCATCCCGCTCCTGCGCCAGACCAACCTTGCCCAGCGCCCGCGCGCGATCCTCAAGTGGGAAGGCATCGTCAACGATCCCATCGGCGCGCTCGCGGCGGTGGTGACCTACGAATTCCTCCTGCAGCAGCAGCAGGGCACCAGCTTCATCGACAATATCGTCGGCCTCGTCATCGCCAGCGCGGCGGCGGGCGCGGTCGGCTGGGGCGCGGCCAAGGCGGTGGCCTTCACCTTCCCGCGCGGCCTCGTGCCCGAATTCCTGAAGGCGCCGATCCTGTTCGTCACGGTGATCGGCACTTTCGTCCTGTCCAATTACGTCCAACAGGAAACGGGGCTGCTCGCGGTCACCGTGATGGGCATCGCGCTCGCCAACATGCACCTGTCGAGCGCGCGGACCTACTTGCCGTTCAAGGAGAATATCACGATCATCCTCGTCTCGGGCGTGTTCGTGACCCTGTCGGCGAGCCTCGACTGGAACATGATCCAGCAGTTCCAGTGGCGCTGGGCCGCGTTCCTGCTGGTCCTCCTTTTCCTCGTGCGTCCGCTGACCGTGCTCATCAGCCTCGCTTTCTCGAAGGTGCCGTGGAAGGAGCGCATCTTCGTTGCCTGGATCGCGCCGCGCGGGATCGTGCTGGTCGCCATTTCGGGCCTGTTCGCGCTGCGCCTCGACGAGCTCGGCTATTCGGGCGGCATGCTGCTCATCACCCTGTCCTTCGCGGTGGTGGCGGCGACCATCGTCGCGCATGGCTTTACCGCCGCGCCGCTCGCCAGGATACTCGGCCTCAACGGGCCCGAGAGCAATGGCGTGCTCATCGTCGGCACCACGCCCTTCTCGCTGCAGCTCGCCAAGACGCTGCGCGACCTCAAGGTCCCCGTGATGATCGCCGATACCAGCTGGCAGCGCCTGGGCGCCGCGCGGACCGAGAAACTGCCCACCTTCCACGGCGAGATCCTTGCCGAGGCGACCGAGGAGGACTTGGACTTCAACCAGTTCCAGGTGCTTGTCGCGACCACCGGCAACGAGGCCTATAACGCGCTCGTCTGCTCCGAATTCGCGCCCGAGATCGGGTCGGACAATGTCTACCAGCTGGGCGATGCCTCGGGCGATGACCCGCATGCGCTGCCCACGTCCTTGCGCGGGCGCTCGCTGTTCGATGCGGGGCATGGCGTCGAGGATGTCGCCGACCATGTCGCGCGCGGCTGGAAGCTGATGCCGATCGAGCTGACGATCACCTTCGACACCAATTTGATGCGTAGCCACCTGCCCGAGGAGCATTTGCCGCTGTTCGTGCTGCGCGAAGATGGCAGGCTGCGCTTCTACACCCACGCCTCGCGCCCCGACGGGCGGCCCGGCGACACGATCGTCGCTTATGTGCCACCCGGCACGCCGCATCCGCTCGACCAGGTCCTGCCCGACCGCGAGGGCGAGGACGGGGAGGGCGAGGGCGCGGCAGCCCCCGAGGCGGAACTCGACCGCACCGCATTGCCCGACCCGGGCGACGAGCATGAGGAGAGCAAGTGA
- a CDS encoding OmpA family protein, with the protein MTPRNRLALVLLGVGALAGCREPAPAGPEPEVEEESPPLRSIIREDIEEQVPVEEEIEVPMELTVGFGDRDALDAAAMRAIDAFFGEERLASDEAITLFGHSDSIGSDEANERASAARAQVVADYLEERGVDPDRITIVALGEHNPVAPNLMLDGEPDEEGQAMNRRVEIAIGTPGQVTERRALEAQEASVEAEAAGLATEGAT; encoded by the coding sequence ATGACCCCCCGCAACCGGCTGGCCCTTGTCCTTCTCGGCGTCGGCGCGCTGGCGGGGTGCCGCGAGCCCGCGCCGGCCGGACCCGAGCCCGAGGTCGAGGAAGAGAGCCCGCCGCTGCGCTCGATCATCCGCGAGGACATCGAGGAGCAGGTGCCGGTGGAAGAAGAGATCGAGGTGCCGATGGAGCTGACCGTCGGCTTCGGCGACCGCGACGCGCTCGATGCGGCAGCGATGCGCGCCATCGACGCCTTCTTCGGCGAGGAACGGCTGGCGAGCGACGAGGCGATCACCCTGTTCGGCCATTCGGATTCGATCGGCTCGGACGAGGCCAACGAGCGCGCCAGCGCGGCGCGGGCACAGGTCGTGGCGGACTATCTCGAGGAGCGGGGCGTCGATCCCGACCGCATCACCATCGTCGCGCTGGGCGAGCACAACCCGGTCGCGCCCAACCTGATGCTCGATGGCGAGCCCGACGAGGAAGGTCAGGCCATGAACCGCCGGGTCGAAATCGCCATCGGCACGCCCGGGCAGGTGACCGAGCGCCGCGCGCTGGAAGCACAGGAAGCGAGCGTCGAGGCCGAGGCCGCCGGCCTTGCCACCGAGGGGGCGACCTAG